The sequence CGATTCTACGGTGGAATGTTCTTCTTTTCTTAACATGCtctttctgcctgtctgtgtctgtcctgCAAAATAGGCCAGTCATGAAGCCAAACCAGTCAGAGCTTATTCCTTAtagcagggtggtgtgtgtgtgtgtgtgtgtgtgtgtgtgtgtgtgtgtgtgtgtgtgtgtgtgtgtgtgtgtgtgtgtgtgtgtgtgtgtgtgtgtgtgtgtacacctgcATGTACGCGCTTGAGTGAGTTTCAAccaaataacacacacacctgaaataCCATAATAATTGTTTTGGCATCTCACACACTATTCAACAGACTAGTGCTTCCTGCTTGTTGAGTACTGCATGCTGCTTGTTGAGTACTGCCTGCTGCTTGTTGAGTACTGCCTGCTGCTGGTTGAGTACTGCCTGCTGCTTGTTGAGTACTGCATGCTGCTTGTTGAGTACTGCATGCTGCTTGTTGAGTACTGCATACTGCTTGTTGAGTACTGCATGCTGCTTGTTGAGTACTGCATGCTGCTTGTTGAGTACTGCCTGCTGCTTGTTGAGTACTGCCTGCTGCTTGTTGAGTACTGCCTGCTGCTTGTTGAGTACCGCCTGCTGCTTGTTGAGTACCGCCTGCTGCTTGTTGAGTACCGCCTGCTGCTTGTTGAGTACCGCCTGCTGCTTGTTGAGTACTGCATGCTGCTTATTGAGTACTGCATGCTGCTTGTTGAGTACTGCATGCTGCTTGTTGAGTACTGCATGCTGCTTGTTGAGTACTGCATGCTGCTTATTGCTGCTTACTGCATGCTGCTTGTTGAGTACTGCATGCTGCTTGTTGAGTACTGCATGCTGCTTGTTGAGTACTGCATGCTGCTTATTGAGTACTGCATGCTGCTTGTTGAGTACTGCATGCTGCTTGTTGAGTACTGCATGCTGCTTGTTGAGTACTGCATGCTGCTTGTTGAGTACTGCATGCTGCATGCTGCTTATTGAGTACTGCATGCTGCTTGTTGCTGCTTACTGCATGCTGCTTGTTGAGTACTGCATGCTGCTTATTGAGTACTGCATGCTGCTTATTGAGTACTGCATGCTGCTTGTTGAGTACTGCATGCTGCTTGTTGAATACTGCATGCTGCTTATTGAGTACTGCATGCTGCTTGTTGCTGCTTACTGCATGCTGCTTGTTGAGTACTGCATGCTGCTTATTGAGTACTGCATGCTGCTTGTTGAGTACTGCATGCTGCTTGTTGAGTACTGCATGCTGCTTGTTGAGTACTGCATGCTGCTTGTTGCGTACTATTGCAACGCAATGCTACAAGGCAAACATTTAATTGGAAATaaatgtaattctggtgtaccaaaatgtaatgacgctgtcggtgtgattGAAGCGTTACTACTCACTGCTTGTTGCTCACTGCTTGTTGCTCACTGCTTGTTGCTCACTGCTTATTGCTCACTGCTTGTTGCTCACTGCTTATTGCTCACTTCTTATTGCTCACTGCTTGTTGCTTACTGCTTGTAAGTGTACTGCTTGTTGCTTATTGTCTACTGCTTGTAAGTGTACTGCGTGTTGCTTATTGTCTACTGCTTGTAAGCGTACTGCTTGTAAGTGTACTGCTTGTTGCTTATTGTCTACTGCTTGTAAGTGTACTGCGTGTTGCTTATTGTCTACTGCTTGTAAGTGTACTGCGTGTTGCTTATTGTCTACTGCTTGTAAGTGTACTGCTTGTTGCTTATTGTCTACTGCTTGTAAGTGTACTGCTTGTTGGTTATTGTCTACTGCTTGTAAGTGTACTGCTTGTTGTTTATTGCATACTGTTTATTGCGTACTTCTTACTGTTTCCTGCTTATTCTGCAGTATATGTCAGTCGGGAGTTTCAGGGTCTAATGTGTCAGTGTATTCACGTGGTAGTAATGTCAACTACTGCTCACTCTCTTGTCTCTTTTCTTGTAGAAGTCAAGATGGCGTCTGTTCTACAGGACCTAGTCTGCTGCAGAAaacagaggagggaagaggaacaCAACTGGATGAGGAGGAAGCAGACCTCAATCTAGAAAAGGTCTGAACTTTAATACTTAAGACATTCATCTTTAAATTAACTGACTGATATAACATCCA is a genomic window of Salvelinus alpinus chromosome 18, SLU_Salpinus.1, whole genome shotgun sequence containing:
- the LOC139544406 gene encoding coiled-coil domain-containing protein 15-like; translated protein: MQYSISSMQHAVLNKQHAVLNKQHAVLNKQHAVLNKQHAVLNKQHAVLNKQHAVLNKQHAVLNKQHAVSSNKQHAVLNKQHAVLNKQHAVLNKQHAVLNKQHAVLNKQQAVLNKQQAVLNKQQAVLNKQQAVLNKQQAVLNKQQAVLNKQQAVLNKQHAVLNKQHAVLNKQYAVLNKQHAVLNKQHAVLNKQQAVLNQQQAVLNKQQAVLNKQHAVLNKQEALVC